Proteins encoded together in one Carya illinoinensis cultivar Pawnee chromosome 3, C.illinoinensisPawnee_v1, whole genome shotgun sequence window:
- the LOC122305059 gene encoding dnaJ homolog subfamily C GRV2 isoform X2 — translation MVMLYLVNSFLQGFHLLRGAQITMKCVQAVSVRPLSAVSSLVRFSEEPQMFAIEFHDGCPIHVYASTSRDSLLAAVRDVLQSEGQCPVSVLPRLTMPGHRIDPPCGRVHLQFGQQRPGADMEGASLHLKHLAAAAKDAVAEGGSIPGSRAKLWRRIREFNACIAYSGVPHNIEVPEVTLMALITMLPATPNFPPESPPLPPPSPKAAATVMGFIACLRRLLASRSAASHVMSFPAAVGRIMGLLRNGSEGVAAEAAGLVAVLIGGGPGDTNMLTDSKGEQHATIMHTKSVLFANHAYVIILVNRLKPLSISPLLSMAVVEVLEAMICEPHGETTQYTVFVELLRQVAGLKRRLFALFGHPAESVRETVAVIMRTIAEEDAIAAESMRDAALRDGALLRHLLHAFFLPAGERREVSRQLVALWADSYQPALELLSRVLPPGLVAYLHTCSDGVPSEDASQEASLTSRRKRRLLQQRKGRSGRGFVSQEHSSPSVNNFEVGDLARQVGGGAFKGSDGYQRSALEPNLGQTTTTQSSVAPSGDNLTSEVFSSGVLQNDDSAVSADAPSASLHEASEPGASNMVDSNANIGGLEDTGLPAPAQVVVEHTPVGSGRLLCNWPEFWRAFSLDHNRADLIWNERTRQELREALQAEVHKLDVEKERTEDIVPGGATAEIMTGQDSVPQISWNYSEFLVSYPSLSKEVCVGQYYLRLLLESGSSGRAQDFPLRDPVAFFRALYHRFLCDADIGLTVDGAVPDEMGASDDWCNMGRLDGFGGGGASSVRELCARAMAIVYEQHYKTIGPFEGTAHITVLLDRTDDRALRHRLLLLLKALMKVLSNVEACVLVGGCVLSVDLLTVVHEASERTSIPLHSNLIAATAFMEPLKEWSFIDKDGAQVGPVEKDAIRRFWSKKAIDWTTRCWASGMLDWKRLRDIRELRWVLSIRVPVLTSNQVGEAALFILQSMVSAHSDLDDAGEIVTPTPRVKRILSSPRCLPHIAQAMLSGEPCIVEGAAALLKAVVTRNPKAMIRLYSTGTFYFALAYPGSNLLSIAQLFSVTHVHQAFHGGEEAALSSSLPLAKRSVLGGLLPESLLYVLERSGPAAFAAAMVSDSDTPEIIWTHKMRAEYLIRQVLQHLGDFPQKLSQHCHSLYEYAPMPPVTYPELRDEMWCHRYYLRNLCDEIRFPKWPIVEHVEFLQSLLVMWREELTRRPMDLSEEEACRILEINPEDVSSDDVNKTSFELGEEISSISKQVENIDEEKLKRQYRKLAMKYHPDKNPEGREKFLAVQKAYERLQATMQGLQGPQPWRLLLLLKGQCILYRRYGDVLEPFKYAGYPMLLNAVTVDKDDNNFLSSDRAPLLVAASELTWLTCASSSLNGEELVRDGGIQLLATLLSRCMCVVQPTTPASEPSAIIVTNVMRTFSVLSQFESARVEMLELSGPVEDIVHCTELELVPDAVDAALQTIAHVSVSSDLQNALLKAGVLWYLLPLLLQYDSTAEESDMTESPGVGASVQIAKNLHAVRASQALSRLSGSCTDENSTPYNQEAADALKALLTPKLASMLKDQVPRDLLSRLNTNLESPEIIWNSLTRAELLKFVDQQRASQGPDGSYELKDSQVFVYKALSKELFVGNVYLRVYNDQPDFEISEPEAFCVALVDFIAHLVHSRCATDSDVQNEVSVSGSSFKASEPQNDMAHGSVNDQHVTYENQSDLASGSLNEQQISDDSLTVPDGQVAKSEKLELVKNLQSGLTSLKNLLTSKPSLASIFSTKDRLLPLFECFSVPVASESNIHQLCLNVLSLLTAYAPCLEAMVADGSSLLLLVQMLHSTPNCREGVLHVLYALASTAELAWAAAKHGGVVYILELLLPLQEEIPLQQRAAVASLLGKLVGQPMHGPRVAITLARFLPDGMVSIIRDGPGEAVVASLEQTTETPELVWTPAMAASLSAQIATMASDLYREQIKGRMVDWDVPEKASGQQEMRDEPQVGGIYVRLFLKDPKFPLRNPKRFLEGLLDQYLSSIAATHYDAQSFDPELPLLLSAALVSLLRVHPALADHVGYLGYVPKLVAAVAYEGRRETMASEELNNGVYADRGHEPDDGLTQPSQTPQERVRLSCLRVLHQLAASTTCAEAMAATSVGTPQVVPLLMKAIGWQSGSILALETLKRVVVAGNRARDALVAQGLKVGLVEVLLGLLDWRAGGRNGLCSQMKWNESEASIGRVLAIEVLHAFATEGAHCTKVREILNASDVWSAYKDQKHDLFLPSNAQSAAAGVAGLIENSSSRLTYALTAPPPQSASSRPASMMTSDSNGKQDHPS, via the exons ATGGTGATGCTGTATCTCGTCAACTCATTCTTACAAGGGTTTCACTTGTTGAGAGGCGCCCAGATAACTATGAA ATGTGTGCAGGCTGTTAGTGTTCGTCCTTTATCTGCAGTAAGCTCTCTTGTTCGATTTTCCGAGGAGCCCCAGATGTTTGCGATTGAATTCCACGATGGATGTCCTATCCAT GTTTACGCAAGTACGTCTCGGGATAGCTTACTTGCTGCAGTTCGGGATGTTTTGCAATCAGAA GGTCAGTGCCCAGTTTCTGTATTACCAAGGTTGACAATGCCAGGCCATCGAATTGATCCACCTTGTGGAAGAGTTCATTTACAATTTGGACAGCAACGTCCTGGTGCTGATATGGAAGGTGCTTCCTTGCATTTGAAACATTTAGCAGCAGCTGCAAAAGATGCTGTTGCTGAAGGTGGTTCTATTCCTGGATCTAGAGCTAAGTTATGGCGTAGAATAAGGGAGTTCAATGCATGTATAGCATATAGTGGAGTTCCTCATAACATTGAAGTACCTGAAGTGACTTTAATGGCCTTAATTACAATGCTTCCGGCTACTCCAAATTTTCCTCCAGAGTCTCCTCCCTTACCGCCCCCTTCACCTAAAGCAGCTGCAACAGTAATGGGTTTCATTGCATGTTTACGTAGATTACTGGCATCAAGAAGTGCAGCTTCACATGTGATGTCGTTTCCAGCTGCTGTTGGAAGAATAATGGGCTTACTCAGAAATGGTTCAGAGGGTGTAGCTGCTGAAGCTGCAGGGCTTGTTGCAGTCCTTATTGGTGGTGGTCCTGGTGATACAAATATGTTAACAGATTCCAAAGGAGAGCAGCATGCTACAATTATGCACACCAAATCAGTACTGTTTGCTAATCATGCTTATGTTATTATTCTTGTCAATAGGCTGAAGCCATTGTCTATATCGCCTTTATTGTCAATGGCTGTTGTTGAAGTTTTAGAAGCCATGATATGTGAACCACATGGCGAAACCACTCAATATACTGTTTTCGTTGAACTATTACGCCAAGTAGCTGGTTTGAAGCGTCGcttgtttgctctgtttgggcATCCTGCTGAAAGCGTCAGGGAAACAGTAGCTGTGATTATGCGAACAATTGCAGAAGAAGATGCAATTGCAGCAGAGTCCATGCGTGATGCTGCTTTGCGTGATGGTGCTTTATTGAGGCATTTATTACATGCATTTTTCCTTCCTGCTGGTGAGAGGCGTGAGGTCAGTCGACAGCTCGTTGCCCTTTGGGCAGATTCCTATCAACCAGCTCTAGAATTATTGTCTAGAGTTTTGCCACCTGGGCTGGTTGCTTATTTGCACACATGTTCTGATGGAGTTCCATCTGAAGATGCCAGTCAGGAAGCATCATTGACCAGTAGAAGAAagaggcgtttacttcaacagAGGAAAGGTCGCTCAGGAAGAGGATTTGTATCTCAAGAGCATTCCTCACCTTCAGTCAATAATTTTGAAGTCGGAGATTTGGCAAGACAGGTTGGTGGTGGTGCTTTTAAAGGGTCAGATGGCTACCAAAGATCTGCTCTAGAGCCAAATCTAGGGCAGACCACAACCACTCAGTCCTCTGTTGCTCCAAGTGGTGATAACTTGACCAGTGAAGTGTTCTCTTCTGGAGTTCTACAAAATGATGATTCAGCTGTTTCAGCTGATGCTCCATCAGCCAGTCTTCATGAGGCATCAGAACCAGGTGCTTCAAATATGGTTGATTCTAATGCCAATATAGGCGGCTTGGAAGATACAGGCCTTCCAGCTCCTGCTCAGGTTGTTGTGGAACACACCCCTGTGGGCTCTGGAAGGCTACTTTGTAATTGGCCTGAATTTTGGCGAGCTTTTAGTCTTGACCATAATCGCGCAGATTTGATCTGGAATGAGCGTACCAGGCAAGAGTTAAGGGAAGCTTTGCAGGCTGAGGTTCATAAACTAGATGTTGAGAAGGAGCGAACAGAAGATATCGTTCCAGGAGGTGCAACAGCAGAGATTATGACTGGGCAAGATAGTGTGCCACAAATATCCTGGAACTACTCTGAGTTCTTAGTTAGTTATCCTAGCTTGTCCAAGGAAGTTTGTGTGGGCCAATACTATCTGCGTTTACTGCTTGAGAGTGGCAGCAGTGGTAGGGCACAGGATTTTCCACTGCGTGATCCAGTTGCTTTCTTTAGAGCGCTTTATCATCGGTTTTTATGTGATGCTGACATAGGCCTTACAGTAGATGGCGCTGTTCCCGATGAGATGGGTGCATCTGATGATTGGTGTAACATGGGAAGATTAGATGGTTTTGGTGGAGGGGGAGCTTCTTCTGTTAGAGAGCTTTGTGCAAGGGCAATGGCAATTGTATATGAGCAGCATTATAAGACAATAGGTCCTTTTGAGGGCACTGCTCACATCACAGTTCTTTTGGATAGGACAGATGATAGAGCTTTAAGGCATcgtcttcttctccttttgaAG GCTTTGATGAAAGTTCTATCGAATGTGGAGGCTTGTGTTTTGGTTGGAGGGTGTGTTTTGTCTGTGGATCTGCTGACAGTGGTTCATGAGGCTTCGGAAAGGACTTCTATCCCTTTGCATTCAAATTTGATTGCAGCTACAGCTTTCATGGAACCACTTAAGGAATGGTCATTTATTGACAAGGATGGTGCACAAGTTGGACCTGTGGAGAAGGATGCTATCAGGAGGTTCTGGTCAAAGAAAGCAATTGATTGGACAACAAGGTGCTGGGCGTCTGGGATGCTTGACTGGAAGAGATTGCGTGATATTCGGGAACTTCGCTGGGTGCTATCTATTCGGGTTCCAGTTCTCACTTCTAATCAG GTAGGGGAGGCAGCATTGTTCATTTTACAGAGCATGGTATCTGCTCATTCAGATCTAGATGATGCCGGAGAGATAGTAACACCAACTCCTAGAGTAAAACGGATCTTGTCGAGTCCACGTTGCCTTCCACATATTGCACAG GCTATGCTGTCCGGGGAACCATGTATTGTAGAGGGTGCTGCTGCATTGCTGAAGGCTGTTGTCACCAGAAATCCCAAGGCCATGATTCGTCTATACAGCACGGGCACATTTTATTTTGCCTTGGCATACCCTGGATCTAATCTCCTTTCAATTGCTCAACTCTTCTCGGTGACTCATGTCCATCAAGCATTTCATGGTGGGGAAGAAGCTGCTCTTTCCTCTTCATTGCCTCTGGCAAAACGGAGTGTATTGGGTGGACTTCTTCCTGAATCCTTGCTATATGTACTGGAGCGTAGTGGTCCAGCTGCATTTGCTGCAGCAATGGTTTCTGATTCCGATACGCCTGAGATTATATGGACCCATAAAATGCGAGCAGAATATCTGATACGTCAG GTTTTGCAGCATCTTGGAGATTTTCCCCAGAAATTGTCACAGCATTGTCACTCCTTATATGAGTATGCGCCTATGCCACCAGTGACATACCCAGAGCTAAGAGATGAAATGTGGTGTCACCGTTATTATCTTCGGAACTTGTGTGATGAGATCCGGTTTCCAAAATGGCCAATTGTTGAGCATGTTGAATTTCTCCAGTCATTACTGGTAATGTGGCGTGAAGAGTTGACACGAAGACCCATGGATCTTTCTGAAGAAGAAGCTTGCAGAATTTTAGAGATAAACCCGGAAGATGTGTCGAGTGATGATGTCAATAAAACTAGTTTTGAGTTGGGTGAGGAGATATCTAGCATATCCAAGCAGGTTGAGAACATTGATGAAGAAAAACTCAAGCGACAATATAGGAAACTTGCAATGAAATACCATCCAGACAAAAATCCTGAGGGTCGGGAGAAGTTTCTTGCTGTACAGAAAGCTTATGAGCGCCTGCAG GCCACCATGCAAGGCTTGCAAGGTCCTCAGCCTTGGAGGTTGTTACTTTTATTGAAAGGACAGTGTATCTTATACCGACGATATGGGGATGTACTAGAGCCATTTAAATATGCTGGCTATCCCATGTTACTCAATGCAGTTACTGTGGACAAAGATGATAACAACTTTCTTTCCTCTGACAGAGCACCCCTACTTGTTGCTGCATCAGAGCTTACTTGGCTGAC GTGTGCATCTTCTTCTTTGAATGGTGAAGAACTTGTGAGGGATGGAGGGATACAACTTCTTGCAACTCTTCTTTCCCGTTGCATGTGTGTTGTTCAGCCAACTACTCCTGCAAGTGAACCATCTGCAATTATTGTTACGAATGTGATGCGAACCTTTTCTGTTTTGAGTCAATTTGAGAGTGCCAGAGTTGAGATGCTTGAACTTTCTGGACCAGTTGAGGACATTGTACACTGTACTGAACTTGAGCTTGTACCAGACGCAGTTGATGCTGCCCTCCAGACAATTGCCCATGTTTCTGTGTCCTCGGACTTGCAGAATGCTTTATTAAAGGCTGGTGTTTTATG GTACCTTTTGCCACTGCTGCTTCAGTATGATTCAACTGCTGAAGAATCTGATATGACAGAGTCACCTGGGGTTGGTGCTAGCGTTCAGATTGCAAAAAATTTGCATGCTGTTCGAGCATCCCAGGCCCTATCAAGGCTCAGCGGTTCATGTACTGATGAGAATTCAACACCTTACAATCAAGAAGCAGCCGATGCTCTCAAAGCCTTGCTAACTCCAAAACTTGCTAGTATGTTGAAAGACCAAGTGCCTAGAGACCTATTATCCAGATTAAACACAAACTTGGAGTCTCCAGAG ATTATCTGGAACTCTTTGACCCGAGCAGAACTGTTGAAATTTGTGGATCAGCAACGTGCAAGCCAGGGTCCTGATGGTTCATATGAGCTAAAAGATTCACAGGTCTTTGTGTATAAGGCACTGTCAAAAGAGCTCTTTGTAGGCAATGTTTACTTGAGGGTCTACAATGATCAGCCTGACTTTGAGATCAGTGAACCAGAAGCTTTTTGTGTTGCTCTTGTTGATTTTATAGCACATTTAGTGCATTCTAGGTGTGCAACAGATTCAGATGTTCAAAACGAAGTTAGTGTCAGTGGCTCATCCTTCAAGGCATCTGAGCCTCAAAATGATATGGCTCATGGATCAGTTAATGATCAGCATGTGACATATGAGAACCAAAGTGATTTGGCATCTGGATCACTTAATGAACAGCAGATTTCTGATGATTCTTTGACAGTACCAGATGGACAAGTGGCAAAAAGTGAAAAACTTGAACTGGTTAAGAACCTTCAATCTGGATTGACCTCACTTAAG AACTTACTGACAAGCAAACCAAGTTTGGCATCAATATTTTCTACTAAAGACAGGCTGTTGCCTCTTTTTGAATGCTTTTCTGTGCCTGTTGCATCAGAAAGCAACATTCATCAACTTTGCCTGAATGTACTGTCACTCTTGACTGCGTATGCTCCTTGCTTGGAGGCAATGGTTGCAGATGGATCTAGTCTTCTCCTTTTAGTACAAATGCTTCACTCTACTCCAAATTGTCGAGAAGGGGTTCTTCATGTTCTTTATGCATTGGCAAGCACAGCGGAACTTGCTTGGGCGGCAGCCAAGCATGGTGGAGTAGTGTACATTCTCGAACTCCTGTTGCCCTTGCAGG AAGAAATTCCCTTGCAGCAAAGAGCAGCAGTGGCTTCATTGTTGGGGAAACTTGTTGGGCAGCCCATGCATGGGCCTAGAGTTGCAATAACGCTGGCAAGATTTCTTCCAGATGGTATGGTATCGATTATTAGGGATGGTCCTGGTGAGGCTGTTGTAGCTTCCCTTGAACAGACTACAGAGACACCTGAACTTGTCTGGACACCAGCAATGGCAGCTTCTTTGTCTGCTCAAATTGCAACTATGGCATCAGACCTTTATCGTGAACAGATAAAAGGTCGCATGGTTGATTGGGATGTACCTGAGAAGGCATCTGGGCAGCAGGAAATGAGAGATGAGCCACAG GTTGGTGGAATATATGTCAGGCTGTTCTTAAAAGATCCAAAATTTCCCCTCAGAAATCCAAAGAGATTCTTGGAAGGACTGCTGGATCAGTATTTGTCGTCCATTGCTGCCACACATTATGACGCCCAATCTTTTGACCCTGAACTTCCATTGCTTTTGTCAGCTGCTTTGGTTTCCTTATTGCGGGTGCACCCTGCACTTGCAGATCATGTTGGATATCTTGGATATGTTCCCAAACTTGTGGCAGCTGTAGCCTATGAGGGAAGACGAGAAACAATGGCATCAGAGGAGCTTAATAATGGCGTCTATGCTGATAGAGGCCATGAACCTGACGATGGATTGACACAACCCTCACAAACTCCACAAGAACGTGTACGTCTTAGTTGTTTACGTGTGCTGCATCAGCTTGCTGCTAGCACTACGTGTGCTGAAGCAATGGCAGCAACTAGTGTAGGGACTCCTCAG GTTGTTCCACTTCTAATGAAAGCCATAGGGTGGCAAAGTGGAAGCATATTAGCTCTCGAGACACTAAAACGTGTTGTGGTTGCTGGAAATAGAGCTAGAGATGCTCTCGTTGCGCAAGGACTTAA GGTTGGTCTCGTTGAAGTACTTCTTGGCCTTCTTGATTGGAGGGCTGGTGGAAGGAATGGTCTTTGCTCTCAGATGAAATGGAATGAATCTGAAGCATCTATAGGCAGAGTGCTTGCAATCGAG GTTTTGCATGCATTCGCAACAGAAGGGGCCCATTGTACCAAAGTGCGCGAAATATTGAATGCTTCTGAT GTTTGGAGCGCTTATAAAGATCAGAAACATGACCTTTTCCTACCTTCAAATGCTCAATCAGCTGCTGCAGGGGTTGCTGGTCTAATTGAAAATTCATCATCCAGACTCACTTATGCCCTTACAGCTCCTCCACCACAATCTGCCTCTTCAAGACCTGCTTCAATGATGACATCGGACTCAAATGGAAAGCAGGATCACCCTTCATAG